A genomic window from Ideonella sp. WA131b includes:
- a CDS encoding arylesterase has protein sequence MLLHRRHFLDGAVRWVVSAALAASFSACSKQPAAARGTPVPPGATVLALGDSITFGTGAPPEAAYPAVLAGLTGWAVVNAGVPGHTSAQALQRLPALLAEHRPALVIVSIGGNDLLRRGDEGALRDNLRRTLAAVRGAGAQALLVAVPQPTLAAHLTGSLDDHPLYADIATEAGVPLHPQGWSTVLADKRLKSDAIHGNAAGYEAFARGLLGTLQAAGLLSR, from the coding sequence ATGCTCTTGCACCGCAGGCATTTCTTGGACGGTGCGGTCCGTTGGGTTGTCTCAGCAGCGCTCGCGGCGTCGTTCAGCGCCTGCAGCAAGCAGCCCGCCGCCGCGCGCGGCACCCCCGTGCCCCCCGGCGCCACCGTGCTGGCCCTGGGCGACTCCATCACCTTCGGCACTGGCGCCCCGCCCGAGGCCGCCTACCCCGCGGTGCTGGCCGGCCTCACGGGCTGGGCGGTGGTGAATGCCGGCGTGCCGGGCCACACCTCGGCACAGGCGCTGCAGCGGCTGCCCGCGCTGCTGGCCGAGCACCGGCCGGCGCTGGTGATCGTCTCCATCGGCGGCAACGATCTGCTCCGCCGTGGCGACGAGGGTGCGCTGCGCGACAACCTGCGCCGCACACTCGCCGCCGTGCGCGGGGCCGGCGCGCAGGCGCTGCTGGTGGCCGTGCCGCAGCCCACGCTGGCCGCGCACCTGACGGGCTCGCTCGACGACCACCCGCTGTACGCCGACATCGCCACCGAAGCCGGCGTGCCGCTGCACCCCCAGGGCTGGAGCACCGTGCTGGCCGACAAGCGCCTGAAGAGCGACGCCATCCACGGCAACGCCGCCGGCTACGAGGCCTTTGCGCGCGGGCTTCTGGGCACGCTGCAGGCCGCCGGGCTGCTGTCGCGCTGA
- a CDS encoding class IV adenylate cyclase: MPRNIEIKARVADPAALRQRALALATAPEQRLGQDDSFFVLPAGRGRLKLRQFADGSAELIHYQRSDDTAAKGSDYVRVPLADGAACREALARGLGLLGRVRKQRSVLMAGRTRIHLDAVEGLGDFMELEVVLREGEPDADGVAEAEALMQALGLAQAPRVAGAYLDLLAAAPPRA, encoded by the coding sequence ATGCCGCGCAACATCGAGATCAAGGCCCGCGTGGCCGACCCGGCCGCGTTGCGCCAGCGGGCGCTGGCCCTGGCCACGGCGCCCGAGCAGCGGCTCGGGCAGGACGACAGCTTCTTTGTGCTGCCGGCCGGCCGCGGGCGGCTGAAGCTGCGGCAGTTTGCCGACGGCAGCGCCGAGCTCATCCACTACCAGCGCAGCGACGACACGGCGGCCAAGGGCAGCGACTACGTGCGCGTGCCGCTGGCCGACGGCGCGGCCTGCCGCGAGGCGCTGGCGCGCGGCCTCGGCCTGCTCGGGCGCGTGCGCAAGCAGCGCAGCGTGCTGATGGCCGGGCGCACGCGCATCCACCTCGATGCGGTGGAGGGCCTGGGCGACTTCATGGAGCTCGAGGTCGTGCTGCGCGAGGGCGAGCCCGATGCCGACGGCGTGGCCGAGGCCGAGGCCCTGATGCAGGCGCTGGGCCTGGCCCAGGCGCCGCGCGTGGCCGGCGCCTACCTCGACCTGCTGGCCGCCGCGCCGCCCCGGGCCTGA
- a CDS encoding MATE family efflux transporter, whose product MSPSARSHSSPRLAALAAPLLLELLLALLAGIVGTVLAARLSDAHGAGFALAHHVFGTLFLLFRIVGAGAGVVLTQALGAGRRDEADAVARALLGASTWIGLAVALPAALAAAPLMRLMNAPPEVLPLATTLLVALAPVLVLDAWCASLTTVLRSHLRARDTLAVMTAMQGLQLLLMGPLMLGWGPWPDDWALGLPGFALAVLLSRLLAIGLLLALWRARLGLVPQPADGWRWRAPELRAVARIGLPGAAENAAYRLAFLVSVAVVGQMGAAALATHAYAQQVIMVVLLFGLATGLSVEVIVGHRVGAGRLHEAHALVKRALARGLAVSVAVATAAALLGPWLMPLFTQDAAIAAAAVTLLWWTVLLEPGRTLNLVVINALRAAGDARYPVQVGAVSMAVVLAGGSWLLGHVLGWGLVGVWIAYAADEWLRGLLMWRRWVRLQWVPMARGSRRRLGR is encoded by the coding sequence ATGAGCCCGTCTGCACGCTCGCACTCCTCTCCCCGGCTCGCGGCCCTGGCGGCGCCGCTGCTGCTGGAGCTGCTGCTGGCCTTGCTGGCGGGCATCGTGGGCACGGTGCTGGCGGCGCGCCTGTCCGATGCGCACGGCGCCGGCTTCGCGCTGGCGCACCACGTGTTCGGCACCCTGTTCCTGCTGTTCCGCATCGTGGGCGCCGGGGCCGGCGTGGTGCTGACGCAGGCGCTGGGCGCCGGCCGCCGCGACGAAGCCGACGCCGTGGCGCGTGCGCTGCTCGGCGCCAGCACCTGGATCGGCCTGGCGGTGGCCCTGCCCGCAGCGCTGGCCGCCGCGCCCTTGATGCGGCTGATGAACGCGCCGCCGGAGGTGCTGCCGCTGGCCACGACGCTCTTGGTGGCGCTGGCGCCGGTGCTGGTGCTCGACGCCTGGTGCGCCAGCCTCACCACCGTGCTGCGCAGCCACCTGCGCGCGCGCGACACGCTGGCCGTGATGACCGCGATGCAGGGGCTGCAGCTGCTGCTGATGGGGCCGCTGATGCTGGGCTGGGGCCCGTGGCCCGACGACTGGGCGCTGGGCCTGCCGGGCTTTGCGCTGGCGGTGCTGCTGTCGCGCCTGCTGGCGATCGGGCTGCTGCTGGCCTTGTGGCGGGCGCGGCTGGGCCTGGTGCCGCAGCCGGCCGACGGGTGGCGCTGGCGGGCGCCCGAGCTGCGCGCGGTGGCGCGCATCGGCCTGCCCGGCGCGGCCGAGAACGCGGCCTACCGGCTGGCCTTCCTGGTGAGCGTGGCGGTGGTGGGGCAGATGGGCGCGGCGGCGCTGGCCACGCACGCCTACGCGCAGCAGGTGATCATGGTGGTGCTGCTGTTCGGGCTGGCCACGGGGCTGTCGGTGGAGGTGATCGTGGGCCACCGGGTGGGCGCCGGCCGGCTGCACGAGGCGCACGCGCTGGTCAAGCGCGCGCTGGCGCGCGGCCTGGCGGTGAGCGTGGCGGTGGCCACGGCGGCGGCACTGCTGGGGCCGTGGCTGATGCCGCTGTTCACGCAGGACGCCGCCATCGCTGCAGCGGCGGTGACGCTGCTGTGGTGGACCGTGCTGCTGGAGCCCGGCCGCACCTTGAACCTCGTCGTCATCAACGCGCTGCGCGCTGCGGGCGACGCACGCTACCCGGTGCAGGTGGGCGCCGTCAGCATGGCCGTGGTGCTGGCCGGCGGCAGCTGGCTGCTCGGCCACGTGCTCGGCTGGGGCCTGGTGGGCGTGTGGATCGCCTACGCGGCCGACGAGTGGCTGCGCGGGCTGCTGATGTGGCGGCGCTGGGTGCGGCTGCAGTGGGTGCCGATGGCGCGGGGGAGTCGGAGGCGGTTGGGGCGCTGA
- a CDS encoding tryptophan 7-halogenase: MQDTLIKDVVIVGGGTAGWMTAAALAKVLRIGEAAHRVRIRLVESDEIGIVGVGEATIPMIQRFNAVLGIDEDEFLRETQGSFKLGIEFVDWGRLGEVYMHGFGRIGQDLWTVGFDQYWNRLRAAGRASELERYSITRAAAKANKFMRADASLGNSPLAEIAHAFHFDASLYARHLRKLAEGWGVQRIEGKIVEVAQTQAAGREGHVSAVTLDNGQRVEGELFIDCSGFRGLLIEQTLKTGYEDWTHWLPCDRAVAVPCASVHPITPYTRATARTAGWQWRIPLQHRIGNGHVYCSRFISDDEATALLMAHLPGEALAAPRPLRFTTGMRRLGWNANVVAVGLSSGFMEPLESTSIHLIQASIARLISFWPDGAFVQADIDEFNRQNRMEFETIRDFLILHYHLTERDDTPFWRHVRTMDVPASLTRRMNLYRSRGRIFREAGELFAEVAWLQVFEGQGLKPAQAHPLAALIDEDETAAYLASVEGVIAQCVELMPTHEDYIARHCKAAPLR, encoded by the coding sequence ATGCAAGACACCCTCATCAAGGACGTCGTCATCGTCGGCGGTGGCACCGCCGGCTGGATGACCGCGGCCGCGCTGGCCAAGGTGCTGCGCATCGGCGAGGCTGCGCACCGCGTCCGCATCCGCCTCGTGGAGAGCGACGAGATCGGCATCGTGGGCGTCGGCGAGGCCACCATCCCGATGATCCAGCGCTTCAACGCCGTGCTGGGCATTGACGAAGACGAGTTCCTGCGCGAGACGCAGGGCAGCTTCAAGCTCGGCATCGAGTTCGTCGACTGGGGCCGCCTGGGCGAGGTCTACATGCACGGCTTCGGCCGCATCGGGCAGGACCTCTGGACGGTGGGCTTCGACCAGTACTGGAACCGCCTGCGCGCCGCCGGCCGTGCCAGTGAGCTGGAGCGTTACTCGATCACCCGCGCCGCGGCCAAGGCGAACAAGTTCATGCGCGCCGACGCCAGCCTGGGCAACTCGCCGCTGGCCGAGATCGCGCACGCTTTTCACTTCGACGCCTCGCTGTACGCACGGCACCTGCGCAAGCTGGCCGAGGGCTGGGGTGTGCAGCGCATCGAGGGCAAGATCGTCGAGGTCGCGCAGACGCAGGCGGCCGGCCGCGAAGGCCACGTCTCGGCCGTCACGCTCGACAACGGTCAGCGCGTCGAGGGCGAGCTGTTCATCGACTGTTCGGGTTTTCGCGGCCTGCTGATCGAGCAGACGCTGAAGACCGGCTACGAGGACTGGACGCACTGGCTGCCCTGCGACCGCGCCGTGGCCGTGCCTTGCGCGTCGGTGCACCCGATCACGCCCTACACCCGCGCCACCGCGCGCACGGCGGGCTGGCAGTGGCGCATCCCGCTGCAGCACCGCATCGGCAACGGCCATGTCTACTGCAGCCGCTTCATCAGCGACGACGAGGCCACCGCGCTGCTGATGGCCCACCTGCCCGGCGAAGCGCTGGCCGCGCCCCGGCCGCTGCGCTTCACGACTGGCATGCGGCGCCTGGGCTGGAACGCCAACGTCGTGGCCGTGGGCCTGAGCTCGGGCTTCATGGAGCCGCTGGAGAGCACCAGCATCCACTTGATCCAGGCCAGCATCGCGCGGCTGATCAGCTTCTGGCCCGACGGCGCCTTCGTGCAGGCCGACATCGACGAGTTCAACCGCCAGAACCGGATGGAGTTCGAGACTATCCGCGACTTCCTGATCCTGCACTACCACCTCACCGAGCGCGACGACACGCCGTTCTGGCGCCACGTGCGCACGATGGACGTGCCGGCCTCGCTCACGCGGCGCATGAACCTCTACCGCAGCCGCGGCCGCATCTTCCGCGAGGCCGGCGAACTGTTCGCCGAGGTCGCCTGGCTGCAGGTCTTCGAGGGCCAGGGCCTCAAGCCGGCGCAGGCGCACCCGCTGGCGGCGCTCATCGACGAGGACGAGACGGCCGCGTACCTGGCCAGCGTCGAGGGCGTCATCGCCCAGTGTGTGGAGCTGATGCCCACGCACGAGGACTACATCGCTCGGCACTGCAAGGCGGCGCCGCTGCGTTGA
- a CDS encoding LysR family transcriptional regulator, translating to MGIHKLRGLEYLVAAVDSGSFSAAARRLGVATPSVHRLVQALEAELGVSLIDRSVWAPVRTC from the coding sequence ATGGGCATCCACAAGCTGCGCGGTCTTGAGTACCTGGTGGCGGCGGTCGACAGCGGCAGCTTCAGCGCCGCGGCCCGTCGCCTCGGGGTGGCGACACCTTCGGTCCACCGCCTAGTGCAGGCCCTGGAGGCCGAGCTGGGCGTCTCACTGATTGATCGCTCTGTGTGGGCGCCGGTGCGAACGTGTTGA
- a CDS encoding TonB-dependent receptor, whose product MKKSLSARTPAVLWRATPVAAAVAAVLASGGAAQAQQAAPAATETPAVVTVTGIRRGIESAINVKKNADQIVEAISAEDLGKLPDISIAESVSRLPGVSAQRTAGRASQISIRGTPPDFATSLLNGREQASTGDSRSVEFDQYPAELLGGVKIYKTPEGALVGQGLSGTVDMQTVRPLDFANRQVALSYRKNKLNVGGAGTEGDGDRFAISYVDQFLDRKLGVAIGFARLDEQGGSTARFDSWGGGKARLNGNPANPELNVPYNGFGIFADQENRKRDGVAATLQYRPSKDFNTTLDVFHSTFDKVKTTTGFQAPLNDSWNGTFNYDVAGVLTEATTSGSDVTTGVFNNVRAVVRNDSESTKDENLSIGWNTQFKVGGFTAIADLSHSKAERRGGIIETTAGTAQSTLGTAQLDTVRFTNTARFTPGLNYADRSIIRLTDVQGWGGGTAQPQAGYSKLPKVEDVINGLRLALKTDVSWGPLVSVEGGVHASKREKERSFTEGRLVILGDTTGLGSASVPGSATTAIPMPGGGTISVASFDSSESVGSIYRVERKLNADIFNKDWFVEEKVNTFYAKGDIDSQLFGAGLRGNVGLQFVQTDQSSRAFNVDRRTCTSDFVCPAPEFTEGTTYTDVLPSLNLNWDLGNAGIVRLGLAQVMARPKVDDMRASRTFDFNANENRFTGSGGNPKLEPFRANQIDLSYEKYFGSKAYIGIAGFYKDLKTFIVSVTDRNYDFRRFLPPGAVIPPAPPGVTDILIGSFTQPVNGSGGRISGIELSANFPLNMVSSALDGFGFFVNHSDTSSSINIPTQGVSVDSVATPNIPLPGLSERVTNYAVYFEKWGFSARVAARKRSDFVGEVADFAGDRRLTYIKGETITDVQVGYEFQSGALKGLSIRGEMSNADNTPFIRYRGGDPNVLSNQVENKRDGKYYQVGLNYKF is encoded by the coding sequence ATGAAGAAGTCCCTCTCCGCCCGCACCCCGGCCGTGCTGTGGCGAGCCACCCCCGTGGCCGCTGCCGTGGCCGCCGTGCTGGCCAGCGGTGGTGCCGCACAGGCGCAGCAGGCTGCGCCGGCCGCCACCGAGACGCCCGCGGTGGTCACCGTCACCGGCATTCGCCGCGGCATTGAGAGTGCGATCAACGTCAAGAAGAACGCCGACCAGATCGTCGAGGCGATCTCGGCCGAGGACTTGGGCAAGCTGCCTGACATCTCGATCGCCGAAAGCGTCTCGCGCCTGCCGGGTGTCTCGGCGCAGCGCACGGCCGGACGCGCCAGCCAGATCAGCATCCGCGGCACGCCGCCTGACTTCGCCACCAGTCTGCTGAACGGCCGTGAACAGGCCAGCACCGGCGACAGCCGCAGCGTCGAGTTCGACCAGTACCCGGCCGAGTTGCTCGGTGGCGTCAAGATCTACAAGACGCCGGAAGGCGCCCTCGTCGGGCAGGGCCTGTCGGGCACGGTCGACATGCAGACGGTGCGGCCGCTCGACTTTGCCAATCGCCAGGTGGCGCTGTCATACCGCAAGAACAAACTCAACGTCGGCGGCGCCGGCACCGAAGGCGACGGCGACCGTTTCGCCATCAGCTACGTCGACCAGTTCCTGGACCGCAAGCTCGGTGTGGCCATCGGCTTCGCGCGGCTCGACGAGCAGGGCGGCTCCACGGCACGCTTCGACAGCTGGGGCGGTGGCAAGGCACGCCTCAACGGCAACCCGGCCAACCCCGAGCTCAACGTTCCGTACAACGGCTTCGGCATCTTCGCCGACCAGGAAAACCGCAAGCGCGACGGCGTCGCCGCCACGCTGCAGTACCGCCCATCGAAGGATTTCAACACCACGCTGGACGTCTTCCACAGCACCTTCGACAAGGTCAAGACGACGACCGGCTTCCAGGCGCCGCTGAACGACTCCTGGAACGGCACCTTCAACTACGACGTCGCGGGCGTGCTGACCGAAGCCACGACCAGCGGCAGTGACGTCACGACCGGCGTCTTCAACAACGTGCGCGCCGTCGTGCGCAACGACAGCGAGAGCACGAAGGACGAGAACCTGTCCATCGGCTGGAACACGCAGTTCAAGGTGGGCGGCTTCACGGCGATCGCCGACCTCAGCCACAGCAAGGCCGAGCGGCGCGGCGGCATCATCGAGACCACCGCCGGCACGGCGCAGAGCACGCTGGGCACGGCGCAGCTGGATACGGTCCGCTTCACGAACACCGCCAGATTCACGCCCGGGCTCAACTACGCCGACCGCAGCATCATCCGGCTGACCGATGTGCAGGGTTGGGGGGGTGGCACCGCGCAGCCGCAGGCCGGGTACAGCAAGCTGCCCAAGGTCGAGGACGTGATCAACGGCCTCAGGCTGGCCTTGAAGACCGACGTCAGCTGGGGCCCGCTGGTCTCGGTGGAAGGTGGCGTGCATGCATCCAAGCGCGAGAAGGAGCGTTCGTTCACCGAAGGCCGCCTGGTGATCCTGGGTGACACCACCGGCTTGGGCTCGGCCTCGGTGCCGGGCAGCGCCACCACCGCGATCCCCATGCCGGGCGGCGGCACCATCAGCGTGGCGTCGTTCGACTCGTCGGAGTCGGTCGGCTCGATTTACCGCGTCGAGCGCAAGCTCAACGCCGACATCTTCAACAAGGACTGGTTTGTCGAAGAGAAGGTCAATACCTTCTACGCCAAGGGCGACATCGACAGCCAGCTGTTCGGTGCCGGCCTGCGCGGCAACGTCGGCCTGCAGTTCGTGCAGACCGACCAGAGCTCGCGCGCCTTCAACGTCGACCGCCGCACCTGCACCTCGGACTTTGTGTGCCCGGCACCGGAGTTCACCGAGGGCACCACCTACACCGATGTGCTGCCGAGCTTGAACCTGAACTGGGACCTCGGCAACGCAGGCATCGTGCGCCTGGGCCTGGCCCAGGTGATGGCGCGGCCCAAGGTCGACGACATGCGCGCCAGCCGCACCTTCGACTTCAACGCCAACGAGAACCGCTTCACCGGTAGCGGCGGCAACCCGAAGCTCGAGCCATTCCGCGCCAACCAGATCGACCTGTCGTACGAGAAGTACTTCGGCAGCAAGGCCTACATTGGCATCGCCGGCTTCTACAAGGACCTGAAGACCTTCATCGTCAGCGTCACCGACCGCAACTACGACTTCCGGCGCTTCCTGCCGCCGGGCGCTGTGATCCCGCCGGCGCCCCCGGGCGTGACCGACATCCTGATCGGCAGCTTCACGCAGCCGGTCAACGGTTCGGGCGGCCGTATCTCGGGCATCGAGCTGTCCGCGAACTTCCCGCTGAACATGGTGAGCAGCGCGCTCGACGGTTTCGGGTTCTTCGTCAACCACTCTGACACCTCCAGCAGCATCAACATCCCCACCCAGGGGGTGTCGGTGGACTCAGTGGCCACGCCGAACATTCCGCTGCCGGGCCTGTCGGAGCGGGTGACGAACTACGCGGTCTACTTCGAGAAGTGGGGCTTCTCGGCCCGCGTGGCCGCGCGCAAGCGCTCGGACTTCGTCGGCGAGGTGGCCGACTTCGCGGGCGACCGCCGCCTGACCTACATCAAGGGCGAGACGATCACCGACGTCCAGGTCGGCTACGAGTTCCAGAGCGGCGCCCTGAAGGGCCTGTCGATCCGCGGCGAGATGAGCAATGCCGACAACACGCCCTTCATCCGCTACCGCGGCGGCGACCCGAACGTGCTGTCCAACCAGGTCGAGAACAAGAGGGACGGCAAGTACTACCAGGTCGGCCTGAACTACAAGTTCTGA
- a CDS encoding DsbA family oxidoreductase has protein sequence MRIDFISDVACPWCAIGLASLEQALAALGPEAEAIELHFQPFELNPQMPPEGADAAAYLKAKYGLGDAQLAANRENIRARGAALGFAFGERAHVWNTFDAHRLLHWAGLQGPAPQRAMKRALLQAYHGEGRNPAAREVLLEAAGAAGLDATEAAAVIDDRDCFAPEVREAESDWQAAGIRSVPSVVLDRRFLIQGGQPPEVFEDALRRRLAAAD, from the coding sequence ATGCGCATCGACTTCATCTCCGACGTGGCCTGCCCCTGGTGCGCCATCGGCCTGGCCAGTCTGGAGCAGGCACTGGCCGCCCTAGGCCCCGAGGCCGAGGCCATCGAGCTGCACTTCCAGCCCTTCGAGCTGAACCCGCAGATGCCGCCCGAGGGCGCCGATGCGGCGGCCTACCTCAAGGCCAAGTACGGCCTGGGCGATGCGCAGCTGGCGGCCAACCGCGAGAACATCCGCGCGCGCGGCGCGGCCCTGGGCTTTGCGTTCGGCGAGCGCGCCCACGTGTGGAACACCTTCGACGCCCACCGGCTGCTGCACTGGGCCGGCCTGCAGGGCCCGGCGCCGCAGCGCGCGATGAAGCGCGCGCTGCTGCAGGCGTACCACGGCGAAGGCCGCAACCCCGCCGCGCGAGAGGTGCTGCTCGAGGCCGCCGGTGCCGCGGGCCTGGATGCCACCGAGGCCGCCGCCGTCATCGACGACCGCGACTGCTTCGCGCCCGAGGTGCGCGAGGCCGAATCCGATTGGCAGGCCGCCGGCATCCGCAGCGTGCCCTCGGTGGTGCTGGACCGCCGCTTCCTCATCCAGGGCGGCCAGCCGCCTGAGGTGTTCGAGGACGCGCTGCGCCGCCGCCTGGCCGCCGCCGACTGA
- a CDS encoding ABC transporter permease, with protein MPSAVIDATPPPRGFWARAWRHKSFAVGAVLSGALVLVALLSLLWAPHPVAEIDIPNKLAPPSAAHPLGTDSLGRDIVSQLMVGAQNSLVVGVVAVGIGLVIGVALGCAAAAAQAAGRNGFDELVMRASDFTFAFPALLTAIMLTAIYGPGLLMSIVAIGIFNIPVFARIARGSAQAIWTREYVTAARAAGLGPLAITRDHVLPNIGGVLIVQATISFATAILAEAALSFLGLGTQPPQPSWGRMLAEAQTQMFQAPLLAVWPGAAIMLSVLGLNLMGDGLRDLLDPRLSRSR; from the coding sequence ATGCCATCGGCCGTGATCGACGCCACCCCGCCGCCCCGCGGCTTCTGGGCCCGCGCCTGGCGCCACAAGAGCTTCGCCGTCGGCGCCGTGCTCAGCGGGGCGCTGGTGTTGGTGGCCCTGCTGTCGCTGCTGTGGGCGCCCCACCCGGTGGCCGAGATCGACATCCCCAACAAGCTGGCCCCGCCCTCGGCTGCGCACCCGCTGGGCACCGACAGCCTGGGCCGCGACATCGTGAGCCAGCTCATGGTGGGAGCGCAGAACAGCCTCGTCGTCGGCGTGGTGGCCGTGGGCATCGGCCTCGTGATCGGCGTGGCGCTGGGCTGCGCCGCCGCCGCCGCGCAGGCGGCAGGCCGCAACGGCTTCGACGAGCTGGTGATGCGCGCCAGCGACTTCACCTTCGCCTTCCCGGCGCTGCTCACGGCCATCATGCTGACGGCCATCTACGGGCCGGGCCTCTTGATGAGCATCGTGGCCATCGGCATCTTCAACATCCCGGTGTTCGCGCGCATTGCGCGCGGCAGCGCGCAGGCCATCTGGACGCGCGAGTACGTGACGGCCGCACGCGCCGCCGGCCTGGGCCCCCTGGCCATCACGCGCGACCACGTGCTGCCCAACATCGGCGGCGTGCTCATCGTGCAGGCCACGATCAGCTTTGCCACCGCCATCCTGGCCGAGGCGGCGCTGAGCTTCCTGGGCCTGGGCACGCAGCCGCCGCAGCCCAGCTGGGGCCGCATGCTGGCCGAGGCGCAGACGCAGATGTTCCAGGCGCCGCTGCTGGCGGTGTGGCCGGGCGCGGCCATCATGCTCAGCGTGCTGGGCCTCAACCTGATGGGCGACGGGCTGCGCGATCTGCTCGATCCGCGCCTGTCGCGCAGCCGCTGA
- the istB gene encoding IS21-like element helper ATPase IstB, which translates to MRARHAHPDALSAQAKLTALNLPFMRENYQPLAKAAADKQWSHLAYFAELLNGEAAQREDRRVQRCIRQARFPVLKTIDKFDWNWPTKINRPQIQNLFHLDFVARHANVVFISGVGLGKSHLMTALGYAACQRGHSVLFTGAIDIINTLATAQAAGGLKRALAAYVKPEVLCIDELGYLPIDKFGADCLFQIISHRYERGTTLLTTNRPYKQWAGIFNNDATLASALLDRLLHHVETVVIEGKSYRGQSHAEI; encoded by the coding sequence ATGCGAGCACGCCACGCCCACCCCGATGCCCTGTCCGCGCAGGCCAAGCTCACCGCGCTGAACCTGCCGTTCATGCGCGAGAACTACCAGCCACTGGCCAAGGCCGCCGCCGACAAGCAGTGGTCGCACTTGGCCTACTTCGCCGAGCTGCTCAACGGCGAGGCCGCCCAGCGCGAGGACCGACGCGTGCAGCGCTGCATCCGCCAGGCCCGCTTCCCCGTGCTCAAGACCATCGACAAGTTCGACTGGAACTGGCCCACCAAGATCAACCGGCCGCAGATACAGAACCTGTTCCACCTGGACTTCGTGGCCCGGCACGCCAACGTGGTGTTCATCTCCGGCGTCGGCCTGGGCAAGAGCCACTTGATGACGGCCCTGGGCTATGCAGCGTGCCAGCGCGGGCACTCGGTGCTGTTCACCGGCGCCATCGACATCATCAACACGCTGGCCACCGCGCAGGCCGCCGGCGGCCTCAAGCGGGCGCTGGCAGCCTACGTCAAGCCCGAGGTGCTGTGCATCGACGAGCTGGGCTACCTGCCCATCGACAAGTTCGGCGCCGACTGCCTGTTCCAGATCATCAGCCACCGCTACGAGCGCGGCACCACGCTGTTGACAACGAATCGCCCGTACAAGCAATGGGCCGGGATCTTCAACAACGACGCGACCCTGGCCTCGGCACTCCTGGACAGGCTGCTGCACCACGTCGAGACCGTCGTGATCGAAGGCAAGAGCTACCGCGGCCAGTCACACGCCGAGATCTGA